The following proteins are encoded in a genomic region of Catenulispora sp. GP43:
- a CDS encoding FdhF/YdeP family oxidoreductase: protein MARKAPTTDPGDENLRVGHAKDWAAGVPAVTVALRDAVNQMGVKRSAETLLRLNQKKGFDCPGCAWPEEDKRHIAEFCENGAKAVAEEATLRRITPEFFAEHSVAELAGRSGYWLGQQGRLTTPMLLDADATHYRPVTWDEAFGVIAEELRALDSADEAVFYTSGRTSNEAAFLYQAFVRSFGTNNLPDCSNMCHESSGSALTETLGVGKGSVSLADLGKADLILVVGQNPGTNHPRMLSALEKAKRGGTRITAVNPLPEAGLLRFKNPQNPSGVVGRGTPLADRFLQIKVGGDLALFRAFGKLLLEAEDAAPGTVLDQEFIAAYTHGFEDYAKTARATDWPEILAATGLSRTEIEAAFAEVRASKRLIVCWAMGLTQHKHAVPTIREVVNVLLLGGHVGRPGAGVCPVRGHSNVQGDRTMGIYEKPKDAFLDAMEAEFGVPMPREHGLDTVDAIRAMRDGRAKVFFAMGGNFVAATPDTDVTEAALRSTALTVQVSTKLNRSHVVGGRRALILPTLGRTEVDRAGAGGQEQFVTVEDSMGLVHASRGRLDPAGEALLSEVAIVARLARTVLGAQHPVPWEDLAADYDRIRDRIERVIPGFEQFNSRIRRGSGFALPHAPRDSRTFPTATGKANFTANAFEAPTIPEGRLLLQTVRSHDQYNTTIYGLDDRYRGIHAGRRVVFVNPDDLSALGFADAAMVDLVSEWTDGSERRAPGFRVVAYDTARGCAAAYFPETNVLVPLDSTAEVSNTPTSKAIVVRLEAARP from the coding sequence GTTGCGTGACGCGGTGAACCAGATGGGCGTCAAGCGGTCGGCCGAGACTCTGTTGCGGCTGAACCAGAAGAAGGGCTTCGACTGCCCCGGCTGCGCGTGGCCCGAGGAGGACAAGCGGCACATCGCCGAGTTCTGCGAGAACGGGGCGAAGGCCGTCGCCGAGGAGGCGACGCTGCGGCGGATCACGCCGGAGTTCTTCGCCGAGCACTCCGTGGCCGAGCTCGCCGGGCGCAGCGGGTACTGGCTCGGGCAGCAGGGCCGGCTGACCACGCCGATGCTGCTGGACGCCGACGCCACGCACTACCGGCCGGTGACGTGGGACGAGGCGTTCGGCGTGATCGCCGAGGAGCTGCGCGCTCTGGACTCCGCCGACGAGGCCGTCTTCTACACCTCCGGCCGTACCTCCAACGAGGCGGCGTTCCTCTACCAGGCGTTCGTGCGCTCCTTCGGTACCAACAACCTGCCGGACTGCTCGAACATGTGCCACGAGTCCTCGGGATCGGCGCTGACCGAGACCCTGGGCGTCGGCAAGGGCTCGGTGTCGCTGGCCGACCTGGGCAAGGCCGACCTGATCCTGGTGGTCGGGCAGAACCCGGGCACCAACCACCCGCGCATGCTCTCGGCGCTGGAGAAGGCCAAGCGCGGCGGCACGCGCATCACCGCCGTGAACCCGCTGCCGGAAGCCGGGCTGCTGCGGTTCAAGAACCCGCAGAACCCCTCCGGCGTGGTCGGCCGGGGCACGCCGCTGGCCGACCGGTTCCTGCAGATCAAGGTCGGCGGGGACCTGGCGCTGTTCCGGGCGTTCGGCAAGCTGCTGCTGGAGGCCGAGGACGCCGCGCCCGGGACCGTGCTGGACCAGGAGTTCATCGCCGCGTACACGCACGGGTTCGAGGACTACGCCAAGACCGCGCGCGCCACGGACTGGCCGGAGATCCTGGCGGCGACTGGGCTTTCGCGCACGGAGATCGAGGCGGCGTTCGCCGAGGTGCGGGCTTCGAAGCGGCTGATCGTGTGCTGGGCGATGGGCCTGACGCAGCACAAGCACGCGGTGCCGACGATCCGCGAGGTGGTGAACGTGCTGCTGCTCGGCGGGCACGTGGGGCGGCCCGGCGCCGGGGTGTGCCCGGTGCGCGGGCACTCGAACGTGCAGGGCGACCGCACGATGGGGATCTACGAGAAGCCCAAGGACGCGTTCCTGGACGCGATGGAGGCCGAGTTCGGCGTGCCGATGCCGCGCGAACACGGCTTGGACACGGTCGACGCGATCCGGGCGATGCGCGACGGCCGGGCGAAGGTGTTCTTCGCGATGGGCGGCAACTTCGTCGCGGCCACCCCGGACACCGACGTCACGGAGGCGGCGCTGCGCAGCACGGCGCTGACGGTGCAGGTGTCCACGAAACTGAACCGCTCGCACGTGGTCGGCGGCCGGCGCGCGCTGATCCTGCCGACGCTGGGCCGCACGGAGGTGGACCGGGCCGGCGCCGGCGGCCAGGAGCAGTTCGTCACCGTCGAGGACTCGATGGGCCTGGTGCACGCCTCGCGCGGACGCCTGGACCCGGCCGGGGAGGCGCTGCTGTCGGAGGTGGCGATAGTGGCCCGCCTGGCCCGCACGGTGCTCGGCGCGCAGCATCCGGTGCCGTGGGAGGACCTGGCGGCGGACTACGACCGCATCCGCGACCGCATCGAGCGCGTCATCCCCGGCTTCGAGCAGTTCAACAGCCGCATCCGCCGCGGCTCGGGCTTCGCGCTGCCGCACGCCCCGCGCGACTCGCGCACGTTCCCCACGGCCACCGGCAAGGCGAACTTCACGGCCAACGCCTTCGAGGCGCCGACGATCCCGGAGGGGCGGCTGCTCCTGCAGACGGTGCGCTCGCACGACCAGTACAACACCACGATCTACGGCCTCGACGACCGCTACCGCGGGATACACGCCGGGCGCCGCGTGGTGTTCGTGAACCCGGACGACCTGTCGGCCCTGGGCTTCGCCGACGCCGCCATGGTGGACCTGGTGTCGGAGTGGACCGACGGCTCCGAGCGGCGCGCGCCGGGGTTCCGCGTGGTGGCCTATGACACGGCGCGGGGGTGCGCGGCGGCGTACTTCCCGGAGACGAATGTGTTGGTGCCGTTGGATTCGACGGCTGAGGTGAGCAATACGCCGACGTCGAAGGCGATCGTGGTGCGGTTGGAGGCGGCGCGGCCGTAG
- a CDS encoding RNA polymerase-binding protein RbpA yields MASGNAIRGSRVGAGPMGEAERGDAAPRVFVSFWCVNKHETKPSFASDAQIPDTWDCPRCGFPAGPDKDNPPARSRTEPYKTHLAYVRERRSAEDGDQILAEALAKLRGQI; encoded by the coding sequence GTGGCAAGTGGAAACGCGATCCGAGGCAGCCGCGTCGGTGCGGGACCGATGGGGGAGGCCGAGCGCGGCGATGCCGCGCCTCGGGTGTTCGTCTCTTTCTGGTGCGTGAACAAGCACGAGACCAAGCCCTCCTTCGCCAGCGACGCGCAGATCCCCGACACCTGGGACTGCCCCCGCTGCGGCTTCCCCGCCGGCCCGGACAAGGACAACCCCCCGGCGCGCTCACGCACCGAGCCCTACAAGACCCACCTGGCCTACGTCCGCGAGCGCCGCTCCGCCGAGGACGGCGACCAGATCCTGGCCGAGGCGCTGGCCAAGCTGCGCGGCCAGATCTGA